A single Drosophila ananassae strain 14024-0371.13 chromosome 3L, ASM1763931v2, whole genome shotgun sequence DNA region contains:
- the LOC6495552 gene encoding flocculation protein FLO11 isoform X2, translating to MRRKSQSLTHNKQSRRGRAGDGGGGGGGGENRSATFPSSAVFNNRMPRVYRHLMVVTMSTLPLALLLLFVQTTAGQHQSISQISPKSSSYGSSDGLSIESTMAESVNGLADSRSPPQDLGDNETRADRVERSASPILHERKAAGPNDVHVPEELEKDVSAGRYFHYNIKPTGTYEGHEEQPENTHQRIRAGKTLDGGSTPIKSSSSREDQSFLGRGDLRPLVSGSPIRPSPSSSATLAMASSATQIPPSPRQNGNPDIQDIITGIVKLLNGNVNVHANTQGVRRPSASRINNRGPPRISEAQNLPIDYEAQKPGTSMRPPPYPFDRPERPFITGVPIPEQIVPVRPGFVSNRPPWYRNKPRPPIATSVGGSRRPLPQYKPLPAPQVQPTLQTQDQLEKEKDAEKEQSQQETQQTGDDTIPPTDTTYDSEFSNEDANAQYIEVSDQDTDASTGTGGEVEDELQPPPAPPSTTSNPPTPLTKKKHKPKPSGEKIKPEGGYTTVIETSSVVHTVMGMSSTYVPMSMDSSEGIGLDPSTEEVIFMTANRTPGLDTSATSITTISTTSSAPPVIQPTSSKEITTSTTTTTTSTTTPPSSTTTTTTEGAPPNNSNANTNATQPASYHPRPGIVLDDPEFKPGGRPRPLNQRPPPQSPQNPLLPAVQPTRQHLPPGYGEIFDVTLSAIQGPGPKGSGSQQTINIKPYGSYGSGQGGGGGQGDIIVSASGDEGFVSIDGKRTYINLFGDPTDPPAAATTPATRLPQLPSGSGSAPGGSAGASGSSPSVPPNAVTQSSGGYVVPETEVVDLQGHSKPGGAGTAAGAGAGSPTTNAGPTRPHYRQRPTQPPVRIDTCIVGDDSTCDQAQHEHCKTDSGVSSCHCRPGYSRRKHREPCRRVITFHLGMRVDRIYEHRIVWDNKLMDRHSEPFGQLSYESIRALDSAMSMTPYSDEFMEAKVNNIYRGDPNLGGSGVFVNMTIKLDESVETLRPNLRSDVQKHLLGVLHRRNNNIGNSVLYVSSPEGAVSALQDLDECQSSELNDCHPGASCTNTWGSFRCSCEEGLRDPWADQPARAGRECQACADSVCNNHGTCSYSDDGGQVCTCDSSHYGAQCEIDGEVLGVAIGASVAAIIIIVLTLVCLIMWSRRWQREQKNAMGSPVFGYMNTAPLKSAGLPQAGYQVTLEDRMRWAQIADVMAQTNHYGAEPIGPTRPSSAMFAYPTLGAMGMGTLGGMSLQSTMQMHPSATMAPPVPLPRLGLGSRSNGMRTLENSSSSEEEDRADLLGRNFQVPRPKSRSNGSIANQSGIYYDVDYEPSGNGIGNTSVDHLYGSQNQSVTHSSGIPGPQGIPMSTYTSGRAPSSYYMK from the exons cgGGTCAGCACCAAAGCATTTCGCAAATCTCTCCAAAATCAAGTAGCTATGGAAGCTCTGATGGGCTGAGCATCGAGAGCACCATGGCGGAATCCGTAAACGGACTTGCGGACAGCCGATCACCCCCACAAGATCTTGGCGACAATGAAACCCGAGCGGATCGCGTAGAGCGATCGGCATCACCCATTCTACACGAACGCAAGGCCGCCGGGCCCAACGATGTGCATGTGCCAGAGGAGCTGGAGAAAGATGTGTCTGCCGGACGGTACTTCCACTACAACATCAAGCCCACGGGCACTTATGAAGGTCACGAAGAGCAGCCGGAAAACACGCATCAGCGGATCCGGGCTGGCAAAACCCTGGACGGCGGCAGCACACCCATcaagagcagcagcagtcgAGAGGATCAGTCTTTTTTAGGGCGGGGGGACCTGCGACCGCTAGTGTCGGGGTCCCCTATCCGGCCGAGTCCGAGCAGTTCTGCTACCTTGGCGATGGCGAGCAGTGCCACCCAGATACCTCCTAGTCCCCGACAGAACGGCAATCCTGACATCCAGGACATAATAACCGGAATCGTAAAGCTCTTGAATGGAAATGTCAATGTTCATGCCAACACGCAGGGTGTTCGTCGTCCTTCGGCCAGTAGGATCAACAACCGAGGTCCGCCAAGGATTTCCGAAGCCCAGAATCTGCCCATTGATTACGAGGCCCAGAAGCCGGGAACCTCAATGCGACCACCACCGTATCCTTTCGACCGACCGGAGCGTCCTTTCATCACGGGTGTACCCATTCCCGAACAGATTGTGCCCGTGCGTCCCGGTTTCGTAAGCAATCGTCCTCCCTGGTATCGGAACAAGCCACGCCCACCGATCGCTACTAGCGTGGGCGGCAGTCGGAGACCATTGCCACAGTACAAGCCACTACCAGCTCCTCAAGTGCAGCCCACTCTGCAAACGCAAGATCAGTTGGAAAAGGAGAAGGATGCGGAGAAAGAACAAAGCCAGCAGGAGACGCAGCAGACTGGAGACGACACCATCCCGCCGACAGACACCACCTACGACTCGGAGTTCTCCAACGAAGACGCAAATGCCCAGTACATAGAGGTGTCTGACCAGGATACGGATGCCAGCACTGGAACTGGTGGTGAGGTGGAAGACGAACTGCAACCACCTCCAGCACCACCGTCGACGACCAGTAATCCACCAACACCGCTCACCAAAAAGAAACACAAGCCCAAGCCGAGCGGAGAGAAGATCAAACCCGAGGGTGGCTACACCACCGTCATAGAGACCAGTTCCGTGGTGCACACGGTAATGGGCATGTCCTCCACGTACGTGCCCATGTCCATGGACAGTTCCGAAGGCATCGGTCTGGATCCCTCCACCGAGGAGGTGATCTTCATGACGGCGAATCGCACCCCCGGACTGGACACCAGTGCCACATCGATCACGACTATATCCACAACATCCTCAGCGCCGCCAGTCATCCAACCTACGTCCTCCAAAGAAATTACCACCTccactaccaccaccaccacctcaaCCACCACCCCGCCTTCTAGTACAACCACTACAACCACAGAAGGCGCGCCTCCCAATAACTCCAATGCTAACACCAATGCCACCCAGCCCGCCTCCTACCACCCCCGTCCTGGGATCGTACTCGACGATCCCGAGTTCAAGCCCGGTGGTCGGCCACGCCCTCTTAACCAGCGACCCCCACCCCAGTCGCCACAGAACCCTCTTCTGCCAGCGGTACAGCCCACCCGACAGCATCTACCCCCGGGTTACGGGGAGATCTTTGACGTGACTCTGTCCGCCATCCAGGGACCAGGCCCGAAGGGCAGTGGTTCGCAGCAGACGATCAACATAAAGCCATACGGGTCCTACGGATCAGGGCagggtggaggaggaggtcaGGGCGACATCATCGTGTCGGCATCAGGTGACGAAGGCTTCGTCTCGATCGATGGCAAGCGCACTTACATCAATCTCTTTGGTGATCCCACAGATCCCCCAGCGGCAGCCACAACCCCAGCCACGCGTCTGCCCCAGCTGCCTTCCGGTTCCGGATCAGCTCCAGGAGGCAGTGCAGGTGCCAGTGGTAGTTCGCCGTCTGTCCCCCCGAATGCTGTCACTCAGAGCAGTGGTGGTTATGTGGTACCGGAAACGGAGGTGGTGGACCTTCAAGGACACAGCAAGCCggggggagcaggaacagcAGCCGGAGCTGGAGCAGGATCACCCACGACGAATGCAGGACCCACGCGACCCCACTACCGCCAAAGACCAACGCAGCCGCCGGTGAGGATCGACACCTGCATCGTGGGTGATGATTCCACTTGCGATCAGGCCCAGCATGAGCACTGCAAGACTGACAGTGGAGTGTCCAGCTGCCACTGCCGACCAG GCTACTCGCGTCGGAAGCATAGGGAGCCATGTCGACGGGTCATCACCTTCCACTTGGGCATGCGCGTGGATCGCATCTACGAGCACCGGATAGTCTGGGACAACAAGCTTATGGATCGCCACAGTGAACCATTTGGCCAACTTAGTTATGAGTCCATCAGAGCG CTTGATTCGGCCATGTCGATGACTCCCTACTCGGATGAGTTCATGGAAGCCAAGGTGAACAATATTTACCGAGGAGATCCCAACCTTGGAGGCAGTGGTGTCTTTGTAAACATGACCATAAAG TTGGACGAGAGTGTGGAGACCCTGAGACCCAATCTGCGTAGTGACGTCCAGAAGCATCTCTTGGGAGTGCTTCACCGCAGGAACAACAACATTGGAAACTCTGTACTGTACGTGAGCTCTCCAGAAGGTGCAGTATCCGCACTCCAGGATCTTGACGAGTGCCAGTCATCGGAGTTGAACGATTGCCACCCAGGAGCCAGTTGCACCAACACGTGGGGCAGTTTCCGCTGCTCTTGTGAGGAGGGACTACGGGATCCCTGGGCGGACCAGCCAGCAAGGGCAGGACGAGAGTGTCAGGCGTGTGCCGACTCCGTTTGCAACAATCATGGCACCTGCAGCTATAGCGATGATGGCGGCCAGGTGTGCACCTGTGACTCCAGCCACTACGGTGCCCAGTGCGAGATCGATGGCGAGGTTCTGGGTGTGGCCATTGGCGCCTCAGTGGCAGCCATCATTATTATTGTTCTGACTCTGGTCTGCCTGATCATGTGGTCCAGGCGCTGGCAACGGGAACAGAAGAACGCGATGGGATCCCCAGTTTTTGGATATATGAACACGGCGCCATTGAAATCCGCTGGATTACCTCAAGCCGGCTATCAAGTCACGTTGGAGGATCGAATGCGATGGGCCCAAATCGCGGATGTCATGGCTCAGACCAATCACTACGGG GCGGAGCCCATCGGACCCACTCGACCTTCCTCGGCGATGTTTGCTTATCCCACTCTGGGCGCCATGGGAATGGGAACCTTGGGCGGGATGTCCCTTCAGAGTACCATGCAGATGCATCCTAGTGCCACGATGGCCCCGCCCGTGCCATTGCCAAG ACTTGGCCTGGGTTCGCGATCAAATGGAATGCGTACGCTGGagaactccagctccagtgAGGAGGAGGACCGTGCAGATCTCTTGGGGCGGAACTTCCAGGTGCCACGACCCAAAAGTCGCAGCAACGGCAGCATAGCG AATCAATCCGGCATCTACTACGATGTCGATTATGAGCCATCGGGCAACGGCATTGGCAACACCAGCGTCGATCATCTGTACGGTTCGCAGAACCAATCCGTGACCCACTCGTCGGGCATCCCGGGTCCCCAGGGCATCCCCATGAGCACGTACACCTCCGGCAGAGCCCCTAGCAGTTACTATATGAAGTGA